The genomic segment TCAGCCCAGCTTCTCCCATCTTCCTGACTCTCTAGTCTTGCCCACCTGACCTCACACCTGACTAACCTCCACAACCTGACCTCCACAACCTGACCGCCACGACCTGACTGACCTCCTAAACCTGACTGAACTCCACAACCTGACTGAACTCCACAACCTAACTGACCACAACCTGACTGACCACAACCTGACTGACCTCAACCTGACTGACCTCCTCAACCTGACTGACCACAACCTGACTGACCACAACCTGACTGAATTCCACAACCTGACCTCCACAACCTGACTGACCACAACCTGACTGACCTCAACCTGACTGACCACAACCTGACTGACCTCCACAACCTGACTGACCTCAACCTGACTGACCTCAACCTGACTGACCTCCTCAACCTGACTGACCTCCACAACCTGACCTCCACAACCTGACTGACCTCAACCTGACTGACCACAACCTGACTGACCTCCTCAACCTGACTGACCTCCTCAACCTGACTGACCACAACCTGACTGACCACAACCTGACTGACCTCCTCAACCTGACTGACCACAACCTGACTGACCACAACCTGACTGACCTCCTCAACCTGACTGACCTCCTCAACCTGACTGACCTCAACCTGACCTCCTCAACCTGACTGACCACAACCTGACTGACCTCAACCTGACTGACCACAACTTGACCTCCACAACCTGACTGACCTCCTCAACCTGACTGACCTCAACCTGACCTCCACAATCTGACTGACCTCCTCAACCTGACTGACCTCCACAACCTGACTGACCTCCTCAACCTGACTGACCTCCACAATCTGACTGACCTCCACAACCTGACTGACCACAACCTGACTGACCTCAACCTGACTGACCTCCTCAACCTGACTGACCACAACCTGACTGACCACAACCTGACTGACCTCAACCTGACTGACCTCCTCAACCTGACTGACCTCCACAACCTGACTGACCACAACCTGACTGACCTTCTCAACCTGACTGACCTCAACCTGACTGACCTCCACAACCTGACTGACCACAACCTGACTGACCACAACCTGACTGACCACAACCTGACTGACCTCCACAACCTGACTGACCTCCACAACCTGACTGACCTCAACCTGACTGACCACAACCTGACTGACCTCCACAACCTGACTGACCACAACCTGACTGACCTCCTCAACCTGACTGACCACAACCTGACTGACCTCAACCTGACTGACCACAACCTGACTGACCTCCTCAACCTGACTGACCTCCTCAACCTGACTGACCTCAACCTGACTGACCTCAACCTGACTGACCTCAACCTGACTGACCACAACCTGACTGACCTCCACAACCTGACTGACCTCAACCTGACTGACCTCAACCTGACTGACCTCCACAACCTGACTGACCACAACCTGACTGACCTCCACAACCTGACTGACCTCAACCTGACTGACCACAACCTGACTGACCTCCTAAACCTGACTGACCACAACCTGACTGACCTCAACCTGACTGACCACAACCTGACTGACCTCCTCAACCTGACTGACCTCCACAATTTGGCCCTCCCTCCCTGGCAGTTAGCTGCCATCAGGAAATGCACCATCTGGATTAATGATGGAGTAACTTTAATGCTGGAGTAACGTTAATGCTGGAGTATCTTAAATGCTGGAGTAATTTTAATGCTGGGGTAACTTTAATGCTAAAGGAACGTTAATGCTGGAGTAACTTTAATGCTTGAGAAACCTTAATGTTGGAGTAACTTTAATGCTAGAGTAATTTTAATGTTGGAGTAATTTTAATGCTGGAGTAGCTTTAATGCCGGAGTAACTTTAATGCTAAAGTAATTTTTTAATGCTGGTGTAACTTTAATGTTGGAGTAACTTTAATGCTGGAGTAACTTTAATGCTGGAATAATTTTAATGCTGGAGTAACGTTAATGCTGGTGTAACTTTAATGCTGGAGTAACTTTAATACTGGAGTAACTTTAATGCTGGAATAACTTTAATGCTGGAGTAACTTTAATGCTGGACTAACTTTAATGCTGTAGTAACTTTAATACTGGAGTAACTTTAATGCTGGAATAACTTTAATGCTGGAGTAACTTTAATGCTGGACTAACTTTAATGCTGTAGTAACTTTAATACTGGAGTAACTTTAATGCTGGAGTAACTTTAATGCTGGACTAACTTTAATGCTGGAGTATTTTAATGCTAGAGTAACTTTAATGCTGGAGTAACTTTAATGCTGGAGTAACTTTAATGCTGGAGTAACTTTAATGCTGGAGTAACTTTAATGCTAGAGTATCTTTAATGCTGGAGTAACTTTAATGCTGGACTAACTTTAATGCTGTAGTAACTTTAATACTGGAGTAACTTTAATGCTGTAGTAACTTTAATACTGGAGTAACTTTAATGCTGGAGTAACTTTAATGCTGGACTAACTTTAATGCTGGAGTATTTTAATGCTAGAGTAACTTTAATGCTGGAGTAACTTTAATGCCAAAGTAACTTTAATGCTGGAGTAACTTTAATGCTGGAGTAACTTTAATGCTAGAGTATCTTTAATGCTGGAGTAACTTTAATGCTGGACTAACTTTAATGCTGTAGTAACTTTAATACTGGAGTAACTTTAATGCTGGAGTAACTTTAATGCTGGACTAACTTTAATGCTGGAGTATTTTAATGCTAGAGTAACTTTAATGCTGGAGTAACTTTAATGCCAAAGTAACTTTAATGCTGGAGTAACTTTAATGCCAAAGTAACTTTAATGCTGGAGTAACTTTAATGCTGGAGTAACTTTAATGCTAGAGTATCTTTAATGCTGGAGTAACTTTAATGCTGGAGTAACTTTAATGCTAAAGTAACTTTAATGCTGGAGTAACTTTAATGCTGGAGTAACTTTAATGCTAGAGTAACTTTAATGCTGGAGTAACTTTAATGCTGCTGAGCTCTTGTTCTCCCGCCTCGTCCATGTTTGTTTCTGAAATTATTTTAAACCCACCTCTCAGGCGTAGGTAGCTGAGGAATTCTATCAGTGTCTGAAGGGCGTTTTCATCAAGTGAATTCTGTGGATTATCTTAAAAGATAAGAAGATAGTGTCAAGCAACAGGTCACTCATTCTCATCCCAGTAAACAGCGCAGCTGCCAATCCCTCCGCACAGTTAGTACCGACCTCTACgtctgggaaaatgtctctgatgcCAGGGGCGCGGTTTAACAGAGTCCCGTTCTGGGCAGGTTTAATGGGTGTTTCTGGGCTCTGAATCGCTGGGAGtgaccccgctattcaccggcctgaaTGTGAATCAACCCGTCAAGGCCGCAATTACCTCATTTCCCGCAGTGAAGGGCTCACTGCGCCAGTGCGGGGTGATGGGTGATGACTGGCGGATCGGGGTgtcatgggcagggcaccccagtACCCATCCTCGGCACGAGCCAGCCTGGCAgcctgccagtgcccctgctgGGTGCCAGGGAGAATGtcagtgtgccaccctgctcagagCCCGGCCACCCAGGGATCTCGAATggcctgagaccccccccccccccccccccccccaacccggggccGTGATGACTGGCCCACGTTTGCGGCTCTGATGCCGTCTCCGGCCATTAGGTTCCAGGCGCCGGGGGAATTAGCGCCGACACGTTTAAATGAGCCGTGACTGACCTACAATCATAGTGACAGTCAcagtaaccatgatgtggagatgccggcgttggactggggtgagcacagtgagaagtctgacaacaccaggttaaagtccaacaggtttgtttcaaatacgagctttcggagcgcagctccttcctcaggattcacctgaggaagcagtgctgcGAAAGACAGTCACAGTAACAGTCACAGTAACAGGAAACCTCAGTAACAATCACAGTAACAATCATAATAACAGTCACAGTAACAGGAAACCTCAGTAACAATCACAGTAACAATCATAATAACAGTCACAGTAACAGGAAACCTCAGTAACAATCACAGTAACAATCATAATAACAGTCACAGTAACAATATAACCAAACCGTCTTACTGAAACTTGTTACAGCTGATTTGTAATTGTCGTCAATGGCCTCTCTCTTGCCAGCGAGCCCCCCCTTGTCATTCAGAGATCTGTGACCATTCGCAGCATCTGAAAAAAACAAAGAGATCATTCAAACCACAGAGAGAGACGCAGTCACTATGCTGACCCAtagtgggaagcacggtagcacagtggttaccactgtggcttcacagcaccagggacccaggttcgattcccgggttgggtcactgtctgtgcggagtctgcacatcctccccgtgtgtgcgtgggtttcttccgggtgctccggtttcctcccacagtccagagatgtgcaggttaggtggattagccagggtaaatttccctttgtgtccaaaaggtttaggtggggttactgggttacggggatggggttgagccaatgcagactcgatgggcctaatggcctccttcttcactgtaaattctatgattctatgacccactCACTAACCAGACTCAATATTTAACTTCAGCGCTACGCTCCAAACGTTAGCCAGTTGTTTTGCTGATCAGATCAGATTTGTTTCTGCCAGATTTATGTTTTAGCttcaattttccagcatttgccaTATTTTCATCAGTCCCAGAAAATATCCACCCAGGACCCGGTACATCCACCCAGTACCCGGAACATCCACCCAGTACCCGGTACATCCACCCAGTACCCGGTACATCCACCCAGTACCCGGTACATCCACCCAGTACATCCACCCAGTACCCGGTACATCCACCCAGTACCCGGTACATCCACCCAGTACCCGGTACATCCACCCAGTACCCAGTACATCCACCCAGTACATCCACCCAGTACCCGGTACATCCACCCAGTACCCGGTACATCCACCCAGTACATCCACCCAGTACCCGGTACATCCACCCAGTACCCGGTACATCCACCCAGTACATCCACCCAGTACCCGGTACATCCACCCAGTACCCGGTACATCCACCCAGTACCCGGTACATCCACCCAGTACATCCACCCAGTACCCGGTACATCCACCCAGTACCCGGTACATCCACCCAGTACCCAGTACATCCACCCAGTACATCCACCCAGTACCCGGTACATCCACCCAGTACCCGGTACATCCACCCAGTACCCGGTACATCCACCCAGTACCCAGTACATCCACCCGGTACATCCACCCAGTACCCGGTACATCCACCCAGTACCCGGTACATCCACCCAGTACCCGGTACATCCACCCAGTACCCGGTACATCCACCCAGTACCCGGTACATCCACCCAGTACCCGGTACATCCACCCAGTACCCGGTACATCCACCCAGCACCCAGTACATCCACCCAGTACCCGGTACATCCACCCAGTACCCGGTACATCCACCCAGTACCCGGTACATCCACCCAGTACCCGGTACATCCACCCAGTACCCGGTACAtccacccatagaacatagaacatagaacatagaacgatacagcgcagtacaggcccttcggccctcgatgttgcaccgacatggaaaaaaaaaaactaaaggccatctaacctacactatgcccttatcatccatatgcttatccaataagtttttaaatgccctcaatgttggcgagttcactactgttgcaggtagggcattccacggcctcaccactctttgcgtaaaaaacccacctctgacctctgtcctatatctattacccctcaatttaaggctatgtcccctcgtgctagccacctccatccgcgggagaaggctctcgctgtccaccctatctaaccctctgatcattttgtatgcctctattaagtcacctcttaaccttcttctctctaacgaaaacaacctcaagtccatcagcctttcctcataagattttccctccataccaggcaacatcctggtaaatctcctctgcacccgttccaaagcttccacgtccttcctataatgaggcgaccagaactgtacgcaatactccaaatgcggccgtaccagagtttggtacagctgcatcatgacctcatggctccggaactcaatccctctaccaataaaggccaacacaccataggccttcttcacaaccctatcaacctgggtggcaactttcagggatctatgtacatggataacacccagtacccggtacatccacccagtacccggtacatccacccagtacccggtacatccacccagtaccctgtacatccaccctgtacccggtaCATCCACCCAGTACCCGGTACATCCACCCAGTACATCCACCCAGTACCCGGTACATCCACCCAGTACCTGGTACATCCAGCCAGTACCCGGTACATCCACCCAGTACCCGGTACATCCACCCAGTACCCGGTACATCCACCCAGTACCCGGTACATCCACCCAGTACCCGGTACATCCACCCAGTACCCGGTACATCCACCCAGTACATCCACCCAGTACCCGGTACATCCACCCAGTACATCCACCCAGTACATCCACCCAGTACCCGGTACATCCACCCAGTACCCGGTACATCCACCCAGTACCCGGTACATCCACCCAGTACCCGGTACATCCACCCAGTACCCGGTACATCCACCCAGTACCCAGTACATCCACCCAGTACATCCACCCAGTACCCGGTACATCCACCCAGTACCCGGTACATCCACCCAGTACATCCACCCAGTACCCGGTACATCCACCCAGTACCCGGTACATCCACCCAGTACCCGGTACATCCACCCAGTACATCCACCCAGTACCCGGTACATCCACCCAGTACCCGGTACATCCACCCAGTACCCGGTACATCCACCCAGTACCCGGTACATCCACCCAGTACATCCACCCAGTACATCCACCCAGTACCCGGTACATCCACCCAGTACATCCACCCAGTACCCGGTACATCCACCCAGTACCCGGTACATCCACCCAGTACCCGGTACATTCACCCAGTACATCCACCCAGTACCCGGTACATCCACCCAGTACCCGGTACATCCACCCAGTACCCGGTACATCCACCCAGTAACCGGTACATCCACCCAGTACCCGGTACATCCACCCAGTACCCGGTACATCCACCCAGTACCCGGTACATCCACCCAGTACCCAGTACATCCACCCAGTACCCGGTACATCCACCCAGTACCCGGTACATCCACCCAGTACCCCTTACATCCACCCAGTACCCGGTACATCCACCCAGTACCCGGTACATCCACCCAGTACCCGGTACATCCACCCAGTacatccaccctgtacccggtaCACCCACCCAGTACCTGGTACATCCACCCAGTACCCGGTACATCCACCCAGTACCCGGTACATCCACCCAGTacatccaccctgtacccggtaCACCCACCCAGTACCTGGTACATCCACCCAGTACCCGGTACATCCACCCAGTACCCGGTACATCCACCCAGTACCCAGTATATCCACCCAGTACCCGGTACATCCACCCAGTACCCGGTACATCCACCCAGTACCCAGTACATCCACCCAGTACCCGGTACATCCACCCAGTACCCAGTACATCCACCCAGTACCCGGTACATCCACCCAGTACCCGGTACATCCACCCAGTACCCGGTACATCCACCCAGTACCCGGTACATCCACCCAGTACATCCACCCAGTACCCGGTACATCCACCCAGTACCCGGTACATCCACCCAGTACATCCACCCAGTACCCGGTACATCCACCCAGTACCCAGTACGTTCAGCCCCTCCAGGGAGGGAAGGTGAGTGAGGGTAATAGTGAGTGAacctgatggaggttgagggtgtgtgagggagggagggtgtgtgagggagggtgagggtgtgtgagggagggagggtgaggatgtgtgaggagatgagggtgtgtgagggagggagggtaagggtgtgtgagggagggagggtgtgtgagggagggagggtgtgtgagggagtgagggggagggtgtgtgagggagactGAGGAAGGTAGggcgagggtgagggagggtgaggggaggagggtgtgtgagggagggtgaggaaggaagggcgagggtgagggagggtgagggggagggtgtgtgagggagggtgaggaaggaagggcgagggtgagggagggtgagggggggggtgtttcgtCCTGGCAGATTTTGCTCTTACTGATCTCAGATTCAAGACGGCCTATTTCTCATCTGCAAactacgcgattctccgctccccacaccgggtgggaggaTCACGGGAGGGCCCCGTGaaacgcccccctggcacccccccgcgcgattctcccaccccctgctcggaagaatcggtgctcgccgtttttcacggcgaccggtgattctctgacccggatgggccgagcggcctgccgtccccgaccggttcacgacggcggcaaccacacctggtcactgccgtcgtgaacatgggtgccaaagtTCcacttgaagcttgtggggggcagagaggggagtgagcaacacggccgtgctcgggaggggactggtccgtgatcggtgcccaccgatcgtcgggccggcgtctcaaagtgacgcactctttcccctccgccgacccgcaggatcaagccgccacgtcttgcagaggggaagacagcaaccgcgcatgcgcgggtttgagtcatcagccgtcgtgacgtcagccgcacatgcgcgggttggagccggccaacctgcgcatgcgcggctgatgtcacataggcgccgccgcgTCATTCCCGCTGAATCATTGTGAAAATGTGTGTGAATCATTGGGAAAATGTGTGTGAATCATTGTGAAAATGTGTGTGAATCATTGTGAAAATGTGTGTGAATCATTGTGAAAATGTGTGTGAATCATTGTGAAAATGTGTGTGAATCATTGTGAAAATGTGTGTGAATCATTGTGAAAATGTGTGTGAATCATTGTGAAAATGTGTGTGAATCATTGTGAAAATGTGTGTGAATCATTGTGAAAATGTGTGTGAATCATTGTGAAAATGTGTGTGAATCATTGTGAAAATTTGTGACTAAAAGGGGATAAAGCACAAACTAAGAAGAATTTACACATTTGCTCCAATAATAGTTTGCTGGAGTCCGGAATCACCTTGGCTGCTCGTTTATTAATGAGTCTCCTTAGTCTTTGGACTAATGCCTGAGGGATTCTGCCCCTCAGGGAAGGTGCTTCCAGACAGACTGGGTCAACCCCACCTTTTCGTGCATCGGCAAAATGGGTCAGGACAACATCTGTGTCAAATTAAAGGGGAATATTACCTTTCTTAAATTTTTCAAATCAAGGAAATCAGGGATATTTCCAGGATCTTTAGCATGTTGTGTTTTGCAATGGTGTTAGTTTGTCTCTGTATTAACACTCGCATTTCTGACTCACACACTGTGCTCAGGTATCACTTCGGGATTTGAGCAGATGAACACTGCAGATATTTCAGTGCCACATTGAAagggtgctgcattgttggaggggcTGTATTCAGTGAAAAGCCAGCCTCCCTCTGCATTACACCATGAAAGTGACAGAAAGTCTGCTGGTGTCTGAGTCTCAAACCAAATTAGCAGGTTAATCGGGACAATCACCTATCTGCTCCCACGTGGATGTTCTATGCTTCAAATTAATTCATTGACTGTGAAATAATTTGGCATGTCATGGGAACACATACATAGAAACACGTTTCCTCTTTTTCTGTTCTTTAGCTACAGGGAAACACACCaagaactagggcagcacggtagcacagtggttagcactgttgcttcacagctccagggtcccaggttcgattcccggcttgggtcactgtctgtgcggagtctgcacgttctccccgtgtctgcctgggtttcctccgggtgctccggtttcctctcacaagtcccgaaagacaagctcgttaggtgaattggacattctgaattctccctctgtgacccgaacaggtgccggaatgtggcgactaggggtttttcacagtaacttcattgcagtgttaatgtaaacctacttgtgacactaataaagattattattattatactgttTCCTGAAGGATGGGGATAAGCAGAATGCAGTCTGAGGTGGTGACGACATTACTCACGTGGGCCTAACAGATATCCAGCACTGTTCAATGTCCAACCTCTCTTGTCTTTGGGCTGAAAAATACATTTTGCAGATTAACGTTTCTGTTTttctttatgtttttttttccccaccactaatttaCTGTTTCTTTTTTGATGCCCCAACACAGTGGAGGCCACACCCACAGATCTCAGATAAAAATCCATTCCCTTGAGAATGCAACCAAACAGGAGACTCACTCTACAGATATTAACAAATCTCCTCTACAGAGTCCAACTCTGGAGCGAGaccagggctggaattctccagccgttacaATTTACTTTTCTGCCAGCTGTGcgccccacccgtgggtttctcagcgatgtgggggtgggggtgggggggaggggggtgtgggtgggtgggggtggggggtgctgcaaAGGGAGATCCCATTGACAGGTGGCGGTAagttagaatcccaccaccagcgatcGGCACGCGGCTGAGAAACTAGAGGGTCCGGCTCCAAATCTATAAAACCCAGCTCCAGTGAGAGACTAACTGGGAATAACCACCCAGTAAACCCTCCTTTACAGGAACCTCTTCCCACAGGGAGACCACCTCCACAGTAAAGACCACTTCCAAATAACAGGGTTTGCCCATTGAGTGAGTGAGTCCTTCTACAGTGAGGAACATCAATCTCAGACTGATCTTCTCCTGCCCCACTAACTGGCTCTATCAGCAATGACGATAGTCCAGTGAGATTCCGGTAAATTTCCAGTTCTGTTCTAATCTTGGAGATGCTAATATTTCTGGGGAGTCCGGGAAGGTTCAGCGTTAATATCAATCCCACAATATTCCACAGGAGAGTTTTATATTTCTTTGCTGATATGATTCTTTCTACACCTGGCCGGCTACAATTAAAATGTCGCTGGGAGAAAAGTGAGACGATATTCCCATTTTCAAACACTTAGCTAAACCTTTCCGCTACTTTGCTTTAATTGACATCAAAGTGGAGGCAAAGGAACATCGATCTCAGACTGATCCTCTCCTGCAGAAAACCTCCTCCCATTGCGGCTCGGACTCAAACTCAGCCGCAGCAACAGTCCATTAAAGGATAAATATAATTACCATGATTACTAATCCAAAACATTCGGTTACTAAGCCACAAAGGATCAAAGACATACAGATCAACGTCCTGCTTTTATACatctgaaaagaaaagaaagaatattaAATTGTCTGCATTAAAGTGAAAGGAGATTCACCCAAGATTTAATTGGGCTTAAAGCTGGAATTTTGTTTGGTTATAGAAAGATGTAAACTGAGATCTCAGAGAAAGTGCCCAATGATTGTTTCCTCTCCCATTGATTTGGCCACAAAGGCTAAGATTTCTATTACTTTGACCCGAATTAGATAAGTTTCATTTACAAGTACTGCTAAAAACATGTTAAAGCACAACATTTCTAATATAAATGAGTTTAATGCCCAAACTCTGGGCACCCCAGTTAATGTGAAGGGGAATTTAGTAAGGGGATAGTAAAATGAAGGGATAATATGTAgctgtgagggtgaggggggagcttGGTAAGGGGGACAGTGAGGAGGGTATAGTGAGGAGGGAGAGTATACGATGGGGGGGTCTATGGTAAGAGAGGGTACATGACGGGGAGCACATACACCATCAGCTTCTCAGAGCTGCTCCGTCTCGGTGGGGAAGTCATTAAATTGAGATTATTAAAGTGGAGTGGGGATATCAAAATTCCCACCGACGGAGCTCCTGATAATCAATATCCAGGATTCAATGGTTGATTCTGTACATTAACCTCCAACTGGTCGCCACGGCA from the Scyliorhinus canicula chromosome 23, sScyCan1.1, whole genome shotgun sequence genome contains:
- the LOC119956557 gene encoding galanin peptides-like, translating into MYKSRTLICMSLILCGLVTECFGLVIMPKDKRGWTLNSAGYLLGPHAANGHRSLNDKGGLAGKREAIDDNYKSAVTSFNNPQNSLDENALQTLIEFLSYLRLRESGILENSAVSFSADPTQD